A window from Chitinophaga filiformis encodes these proteins:
- the yidC gene encoding membrane protein insertase YidC yields MDRNSVIGFVLLGVLFVGYIFFNQKQQVAAKREKDRQDSIANLNKPKPVDTATYTTGGVPDSSKLAGTYGTFAGAANGTQQAAVLENKVLKITFSNHGGQPSQVQLKQFKDFQGKPLLLVNGSFNRISLQVPANNNTLLNTSDLYFTGGNVQQLADGSQAITYRLSTSNPGQYLEYVYTLKQDGYAMDFDIRAIGLENVLPAGQKTLTLQWDSQNDKQEKDMQNERLNNQVHYRNTDGKHDYFTLERTSHQKLDSKLEWFSVKQQFFNTTFIARNDARFAGAEVNTKVPESGNIVGQTFASIELPYNRAHDFTFPIEIYYGPNHYKTLKSFDIGLESIIPLGSGIFAFVKYVNKWVIIPVFNFLSGFIGNYGIIIILLTLFIRLLIAPFTYQSYVSQAKMKVLKPEIDELKAKYADDQQTFGMEQMKLFKSAGVNPLGGCLPALMQLPILVAMYSFFPSSIELRQESFLWAKDLSAYDSILDLPFTIPFYGNHVSLFTLLMTATSLMLAFNNRGMADQSNPVMKYMPYVFPVMLLGIFNRLASALTFYYFLSNVISIGLQWAIQKFFVNHDKIHAQIQENKKKPASKSKWQEKLEDMQKRQADMQKRQQDIQQRKKQ; encoded by the coding sequence ATGGACAGAAACTCAGTCATTGGCTTTGTACTACTGGGAGTGTTGTTTGTTGGTTACATTTTCTTTAACCAGAAACAACAGGTTGCCGCAAAAAGAGAGAAGGACCGCCAGGATTCCATAGCTAATCTTAACAAGCCCAAACCTGTTGATACCGCCACCTACACGACCGGGGGTGTACCCGATTCCAGCAAACTTGCCGGCACATATGGTACCTTCGCAGGTGCTGCCAATGGCACTCAGCAGGCTGCCGTACTGGAGAATAAAGTGCTGAAAATCACCTTCTCCAACCATGGTGGACAGCCTTCACAGGTACAGCTGAAACAATTCAAGGACTTCCAGGGTAAACCTTTATTGCTCGTAAACGGCTCTTTCAATCGTATTTCCCTGCAGGTTCCTGCCAATAACAATACTTTATTAAATACTTCAGACCTGTACTTTACCGGTGGTAATGTACAACAGCTGGCAGATGGCAGCCAGGCCATTACCTACCGCCTGTCTACCTCCAACCCCGGCCAGTACCTGGAGTATGTATATACTTTGAAACAGGATGGTTATGCCATGGATTTCGATATCCGTGCTATCGGCCTGGAAAATGTGCTGCCTGCCGGTCAGAAAACCCTAACCCTGCAATGGGATTCCCAGAATGACAAGCAGGAAAAAGACATGCAGAACGAGCGTCTGAACAACCAGGTACATTACCGGAATACAGACGGCAAACATGACTATTTCACCCTCGAACGTACCAGCCACCAGAAGTTGGATTCCAAGCTGGAATGGTTCAGTGTGAAACAGCAGTTCTTCAACACGACCTTTATAGCCAGAAATGATGCCCGTTTTGCCGGCGCGGAAGTGAACACAAAAGTGCCTGAAAGCGGTAATATCGTAGGACAGACATTCGCAAGCATCGAACTTCCATACAACCGTGCACATGATTTTACTTTCCCGATAGAGATTTACTACGGTCCTAACCACTATAAGACCCTGAAATCTTTCGATATCGGTCTGGAAAGCATCATTCCACTGGGCTCCGGTATCTTCGCTTTCGTTAAGTATGTGAACAAATGGGTGATCATCCCTGTGTTTAACTTCCTGAGCGGATTTATCGGTAACTACGGTATCATTATCATTCTGCTTACCCTGTTCATCCGCCTGCTGATAGCGCCTTTCACTTACCAGAGCTACGTATCTCAGGCTAAAATGAAAGTGCTCAAACCGGAAATTGATGAGCTGAAGGCAAAATATGCTGATGATCAGCAGACATTCGGTATGGAGCAGATGAAGTTATTCAAGAGCGCCGGTGTAAACCCATTGGGTGGTTGTTTACCAGCACTGATGCAGCTGCCTATCCTGGTGGCGATGTACAGCTTCTTCCCTTCTTCTATCGAGCTGAGACAGGAAAGCTTCCTGTGGGCGAAAGACCTTTCTGCCTACGATTCCATCCTGGACCTGCCGTTCACTATTCCATTCTACGGTAATCACGTGAGCTTGTTCACGCTGCTGATGACCGCTACGAGCCTGATGCTGGCGTTCAATAACCGTGGTATGGCAGATCAGAGCAATCCGGTAATGAAATATATGCCGTATGTATTCCCTGTCATGCTGTTGGGGATCTTCAACCGCCTGGCATCAGCGCTGACCTTCTATTACTTCCTGTCTAACGTGATCAGTATCGGTCTGCAGTGGGCGATCCAGAAGTTCTTCGTGAATCATGATAAGATCCACGCACAAATCCAGGAGAATAAAAAGAAACCGGCCAGCAAATCAAAATGGCAGGAGAAGCTGGAAGATATGCAGAAACGCCAGGCAGATATGCAGAAGCGTCAGCAGGACATTCAGCAACGTAAAAAGCAATAG
- a CDS encoding CTP synthase — protein MAKYIFVTGGVTSSLGKGIIAASLAKLLQARGFRVTIQKFDPYINVDPGTLNPYEHGECYVTEDGAETDLDLGHYERFLNTPTSQANNVTTGRIYQTVINKEREGAYLGKTVQVVPHITDEIKRRILLLGKDGKYDIVITELGGTVGDIESLPYIEAVRQLQWELDEQDCLVVHLTLIPYLRAAKELKTKPTQHSVKMMSENGVHPDVIVCRTEEPMYNDLKKKIALFCNVTVDAVIEATDMSTIYEVPLEMLREKLDVICMKKLHIPIEREPDMTKWRAFLDKLKYPKSKVTIGLIGKYVELQDAYKSILESFIHAGAMNECKVVVQNIHSEFLTQENVAEKLRNLDGLLVAPGFGHRGIEGKIVAIQYARENNLPFFGICLGMQMSVVEYARNVIGWKDAHSTEMNPDTPHAVIGLMEEQKKITVKGGTMRLGAYTCELTPGSRAAAIYGSTTISERHRHRYEFNGQYLADFEKAGMIPSGRNPESGLVEMVELPDHPFFVGCQFHPELKSTVEAPAPLFVHFIAAAKQYAEDKTNKAKVAEEKIAHQ, from the coding sequence ATGGCAAAATATATCTTCGTTACGGGAGGTGTGACTTCCTCGTTGGGTAAAGGAATTATAGCTGCTTCGCTGGCGAAATTATTGCAGGCTCGTGGCTTTAGAGTGACTATTCAGAAATTTGATCCGTATATCAATGTGGATCCGGGAACATTAAACCCTTACGAACACGGTGAGTGCTATGTAACCGAAGATGGCGCTGAAACTGACCTTGACCTTGGCCACTACGAACGTTTTCTGAATACGCCTACCTCCCAGGCGAATAACGTGACCACCGGCCGTATTTATCAGACTGTTATTAACAAGGAGCGTGAAGGCGCCTACCTGGGTAAAACCGTACAGGTAGTACCTCACATTACTGATGAGATCAAACGCAGGATCCTGCTGCTGGGTAAAGACGGTAAATATGATATCGTCATCACCGAGCTGGGTGGTACTGTGGGCGACATCGAGTCCCTGCCTTATATAGAGGCGGTTCGCCAGTTGCAATGGGAACTGGATGAACAGGATTGCCTGGTAGTACACCTGACCCTGATACCTTACCTGCGTGCGGCTAAAGAGTTGAAAACCAAGCCTACACAGCACTCCGTAAAGATGATGAGTGAGAACGGCGTACATCCTGACGTGATCGTTTGCCGTACGGAAGAGCCCATGTACAATGATCTGAAAAAGAAAATTGCACTGTTCTGTAATGTGACGGTAGATGCGGTGATCGAGGCTACAGATATGAGCACCATCTATGAAGTGCCGCTGGAAATGCTGCGTGAGAAACTGGATGTGATCTGTATGAAGAAACTGCACATCCCTATTGAAAGAGAACCAGATATGACCAAATGGCGCGCTTTCCTGGATAAACTGAAATATCCGAAGTCAAAGGTGACCATCGGTCTGATCGGGAAGTATGTGGAGCTGCAGGATGCTTATAAATCCATCCTGGAGTCATTCATACATGCAGGTGCTATGAATGAGTGTAAAGTGGTAGTACAAAACATTCATTCTGAATTCCTTACCCAGGAGAACGTGGCAGAAAAACTGCGCAACCTGGATGGTCTGCTGGTAGCTCCCGGCTTTGGTCATCGTGGTATTGAAGGAAAGATCGTAGCTATACAATATGCCCGTGAGAACAACCTGCCATTCTTCGGCATCTGCCTGGGTATGCAGATGAGCGTTGTGGAATATGCCCGTAACGTAATAGGCTGGAAAGATGCCCACTCTACAGAAATGAACCCTGATACACCTCATGCGGTGATCGGTCTCATGGAAGAGCAGAAAAAGATCACTGTTAAAGGTGGTACCATGCGTCTCGGCGCCTATACCTGTGAATTAACGCCAGGTTCAAGGGCTGCCGCCATTTACGGTAGTACTACCATCAGCGAGCGCCACCGTCACCGCTATGAATTCAATGGCCAGTACCTGGCCGATTTTGAAAAGGCGGGCATGATCCCTTCCGGCCGCAACCCGGAAAGCGGGCTGGTAGAAATGGTGGAATTACCTGACCATCCATTCTTTGTAGGCTGCCAGTTCCATCCTGAACTGAAAAGCACTGTGGAGGCTCCTGCACCCCTGTTCGTACACTTCATTGCTGCCGCGAAACAGTATGCAGAAGACAAGACCAATAAGGCAAAAGTTGCTGAAGAAAAGATTGCTCACCAATAA
- a CDS encoding M20/M25/M40 family metallo-hydrolase, producing the protein MKYLLFLAIAATVHSSSYAQDYQPSASRIQKTVGYLASNKLKGRGTNEKGGLKASNYVAKQFKQAGLTPGNGGSYFQDFTFDRKEHKNLHSRNVIGFLDNGAAKTIIIGAHYDHLGTAALYDGKYPVGQIHNGADDNASGVAGLLELMRYFTGNGQKEPFNFLFISFGGEEMGLQGSKYFTANPTIPLTNVHFMLNMDMIGRYNEERGIGIGGYATAQEWPVVFKDAQEPGIHYFTDGSGKGASDHHNFFMHQVPVIFLHTGPHDDYHKPTDDVEKLKAKEEALILKLAVQLITNAMKYPELHYVGEEKKEEEKK; encoded by the coding sequence ATGAAATATCTATTGTTTCTGGCAATAGCCGCAACTGTTCATTCTTCTTCTTACGCACAGGATTACCAACCATCTGCCAGCCGGATACAAAAGACGGTGGGCTATCTGGCCTCCAACAAATTGAAAGGCCGGGGCACTAATGAAAAGGGGGGCCTTAAAGCCAGCAACTATGTAGCCAAACAATTTAAGCAGGCCGGATTGACGCCCGGCAATGGCGGCAGCTATTTTCAGGACTTTACTTTCGACAGAAAAGAGCACAAAAACCTGCACAGCAGAAATGTGATCGGTTTCCTGGACAACGGTGCTGCCAAAACGATCATTATCGGCGCTCACTACGATCACCTGGGTACTGCCGCATTATATGACGGGAAATACCCCGTGGGGCAAATTCACAATGGCGCTGACGACAATGCATCTGGTGTGGCAGGGCTGCTGGAACTGATGCGCTACTTTACAGGGAACGGGCAGAAAGAGCCGTTTAACTTCCTGTTCATTTCTTTTGGAGGAGAAGAGATGGGCCTGCAGGGATCAAAGTATTTTACGGCCAATCCCACCATTCCGCTAACCAATGTACATTTCATGCTGAATATGGATATGATAGGAAGGTACAATGAAGAACGGGGTATCGGTATAGGCGGTTATGCGACTGCGCAGGAATGGCCCGTAGTATTCAAAGATGCGCAGGAACCGGGCATCCACTATTTTACAGACGGATCGGGCAAAGGCGCTTCAGATCATCACAACTTCTTTATGCACCAGGTACCGGTGATCTTCCTGCATACCGGTCCGCATGACGATTATCACAAGCCTACAGATGATGTTGAGAAACTGAAAGCGAAAGAGGAAGCGCTGATCCTAAAACTGGCCGTTCAGCTGATCACTAATGCAATGAAATACCCTGAACTGCATTATGTAGGAGAGGAGAAAAAAGAGGAAGAAAAGAAATAG
- a CDS encoding acyl-CoA thioesterase, whose translation MTLTPKRAQDSMIQMTELVLPNDTNTFGNLMGGRLMYWMDIAAALATMKHCSAPVVTASVDNISFETPIKLGNVVHIEAKVSRAFSTSMEVHLRVWGEDPVQQYRYKSNEAFMTFVALDPNGKSRLVPQIIPDTEEEKQLYEGAMRRRQLRLILSGKMKPQDAEELKALFI comes from the coding sequence ATGACATTAACGCCCAAGCGTGCGCAGGACTCCATGATCCAGATGACGGAACTGGTTTTGCCCAACGATACCAACACTTTCGGCAACCTGATGGGGGGCCGCCTCATGTACTGGATGGACATAGCCGCGGCGCTCGCCACTATGAAACATTGCAGTGCTCCGGTGGTAACTGCTTCTGTAGATAACATCTCTTTTGAAACCCCCATCAAACTGGGTAACGTAGTACATATTGAAGCGAAAGTGAGCAGAGCATTTTCCACTTCTATGGAAGTGCACCTGCGGGTATGGGGAGAAGACCCGGTACAGCAGTACCGTTATAAGTCCAACGAGGCCTTTATGACTTTCGTAGCCCTGGATCCAAACGGAAAATCCAGGCTGGTACCCCAGATCATCCCTGATACTGAAGAAGAAAAGCAATTATATGAAGGCGCGATGCGCAGACGTCAGCTCCGTCTGATCCTGAGCGGGAAAATGAAACCCCAGGACGCAGAGGAACTGAAAGCCTTGTTCATTTAA
- a CDS encoding transglycosylase domain-containing protein, producing MKKSVKILWITVLSITGFFLLLILLVNFRIIGSMPSMETLENPRAALASEVIAEDGTILGKYYQVDRSSSDYNEISKNVINALIATEDVRFYEHSGIDPYATIAIPFYLAVGKKRGSSTITQQLALNLQADNTGTQRASNIIKRGFQKMQEWLIAVRLERNFTKQEIITLYLNTVPFGDNVYGIENGARTFFSKDAGHLSIEEAATLIAMLKGTNLYNPRRNPKAALDRRNTVIELMQKNDFITEAEANAAKSKPIVLRYNKIDHNKGLAPYFREVLRDELKDWCKNHKKADGSEYNLYRDGLKIYTTINPRMQLYAEEAVAHHLKDLQKVFTAQANIKSGSVWKNWQSYVDRYMKESDRYKAMKDEDATDEQIKKAFNTPVKMKVFAWKSFTEPELNELDTIMTPIDSIKYMRAILQAGFMAMDPESGEVKAWVGGPDFRYFKNDHVSKTRRQVGSTFKPFLYCFAIMNGMSPNTMLPNEPISFPKYNWTLSRNSEGSVGGSISMAGALAKSLNLVSAYLIKQLGPQAVADFAKNKIGFSADIPPYPSICLGTPEISLYEMLQAYTMFPARGIITKPIYITRIEDRNGNILQTTAPEKREVISENESYTMVKMMQGVTGPGGTSARLRFRYGIQSEVAGKTGTTNDNTDGWFLGFTPQLLAGAWVGCENNFLHFSTTTNGQGANTGLPIWAYFFQKLYADKTLKIDDKATFAIPQSINSEFYQNFEENYKPPAEADDQGNGDASDYIMDVNEAEAEADKAAREREKEKQKENKDKPAAPTTPKAAYPAQPTKPQ from the coding sequence ATGAAAAAATCGGTTAAAATATTGTGGATCACAGTGTTATCGATAACTGGGTTTTTCCTGTTATTGATCCTCCTGGTGAATTTCCGCATTATTGGCAGCATGCCATCTATGGAGACCCTGGAAAATCCAAGGGCTGCCCTTGCATCTGAAGTAATTGCCGAAGATGGTACCATCCTGGGTAAATATTATCAGGTGGACAGGTCGAGCTCTGATTACAACGAAATTTCCAAAAATGTGATCAATGCCCTGATCGCCACAGAAGACGTCAGGTTTTATGAGCATTCAGGCATAGACCCCTATGCAACGATCGCCATCCCCTTCTACCTGGCTGTCGGCAAGAAAAGGGGTTCCAGCACCATCACGCAACAGCTGGCATTGAACCTGCAGGCTGACAATACCGGTACACAGCGTGCCTCCAATATAATAAAAAGGGGCTTCCAGAAAATGCAGGAATGGCTGATAGCCGTAAGACTGGAGCGTAACTTTACCAAACAGGAGATCATTACTCTTTATCTCAATACAGTGCCTTTCGGCGATAATGTATACGGTATCGAAAACGGCGCCCGGACCTTCTTCAGTAAAGATGCAGGCCACCTGTCCATTGAAGAAGCAGCTACCCTGATTGCCATGCTGAAGGGTACGAATCTGTATAATCCCCGCCGTAACCCAAAAGCTGCACTGGACCGCCGTAATACGGTGATAGAGCTGATGCAGAAGAACGACTTCATTACTGAAGCGGAGGCCAATGCAGCTAAAAGCAAGCCTATCGTACTGCGTTACAATAAGATAGATCACAATAAAGGACTGGCGCCTTACTTCAGGGAAGTATTGCGCGACGAGCTGAAAGACTGGTGTAAAAACCATAAAAAAGCCGATGGTTCTGAATATAATCTCTACCGCGATGGTTTGAAGATCTATACTACCATCAACCCTCGTATGCAGCTGTATGCAGAGGAAGCAGTAGCGCATCACCTGAAAGATCTGCAGAAAGTATTTACGGCACAGGCCAATATCAAATCCGGCAGTGTGTGGAAGAACTGGCAGTCATACGTTGACCGTTATATGAAGGAATCTGATCGTTACAAGGCTATGAAAGACGAAGACGCCACCGACGAACAGATCAAAAAAGCCTTCAATACGCCGGTGAAAATGAAGGTGTTTGCCTGGAAAAGCTTTACAGAACCTGAGCTGAATGAACTGGATACCATCATGACACCGATAGACTCCATCAAATATATGAGAGCTATCTTACAGGCCGGCTTTATGGCAATGGATCCTGAAAGCGGTGAAGTGAAGGCGTGGGTAGGTGGTCCGGATTTCCGCTATTTCAAGAACGACCACGTATCCAAAACCCGCAGGCAGGTAGGTTCTACATTTAAACCATTCCTGTATTGCTTTGCCATCATGAATGGTATGTCGCCCAACACAATGTTGCCAAACGAACCGATATCATTCCCTAAATATAACTGGACGCTGAGCCGCAACTCAGAAGGTAGCGTAGGTGGTAGTATCTCCATGGCAGGGGCACTGGCTAAATCCCTCAACCTGGTGTCTGCTTACCTGATCAAACAATTAGGTCCGCAGGCAGTAGCCGACTTTGCGAAAAACAAGATCGGTTTCAGTGCTGATATTCCGCCCTATCCATCCATCTGTCTGGGTACACCGGAAATCTCGCTGTACGAAATGTTGCAGGCCTACACCATGTTCCCGGCCCGTGGTATTATTACAAAACCCATCTACATCACACGTATAGAAGACAGGAACGGCAATATCCTGCAGACAACGGCTCCTGAAAAACGTGAGGTGATCAGTGAGAATGAATCCTACACTATGGTGAAAATGATGCAGGGTGTAACTGGTCCTGGTGGTACATCCGCGCGTCTGCGTTTCCGTTATGGCATCCAAAGTGAAGTAGCAGGTAAGACCGGTACTACCAACGACAATACAGATGGCTGGTTCCTGGGCTTTACTCCTCAGCTGCTGGCAGGCGCCTGGGTAGGTTGTGAAAACAACTTCCTGCACTTCAGCACTACCACCAACGGTCAGGGTGCAAATACCGGTCTCCCGATCTGGGCTTATTTCTTCCAGAAATTATATGCAGATAAAACGCTGAAAATAGATGATAAGGCAACCTTTGCCATCCCTCAATCTATCAACAGTGAATTCTATCAGAATTTCGAAGAGAACTATAAACCACCTGCAGAAGCTGATGATCAGGGTAACGGAGATGCAAGTGATTATATCATGGATGTAAACGAGGCAGAAGCTGAAGCAGATAAGGCTGCAAGAGAAAGAGAAAAGGAAAAGCAGAAGGAAAATAAGGATAAACCTGCTGCTCCTACCACACCTAAAGCAGCCTATCCCGCACAACCCACCAAACCACAGTAA
- the cobA gene encoding uroporphyrinogen-III C-methyltransferase, with protein MQNIHPKLTLVGAGPGDPELITVKGLKAIQQARVILYDALSNNELLEHAPSNCLKRFVGKRAGMHVYSQDEINRMIVKYALTYGSVVRLKGGDSFVFGRGQEELAFAQQFNIDTEVVPGITSAISVPGINRIPVTARNVSEGFWVLTGTTQSGSLSRDLAYAVQADTTVVVLMGMGKLEEISAAYIEQGKGNVPAAIIQNGTLPDQKIGIGNVADLKEIALRDNLRNPAIIVVGEVVRFHEAFQAVQERIAEQLKIAV; from the coding sequence ATGCAGAATATACATCCGAAATTGACACTGGTAGGCGCGGGCCCGGGCGATCCTGAGCTGATCACTGTAAAAGGCCTGAAGGCCATACAGCAGGCAAGGGTGATCCTTTATGACGCGCTTTCCAATAATGAGCTGCTCGAGCATGCGCCCAGCAATTGCCTGAAGCGCTTTGTAGGTAAGCGTGCGGGTATGCATGTGTACTCGCAGGATGAGATCAACCGCATGATCGTGAAATATGCATTGACCTATGGCAGCGTGGTACGCCTCAAAGGAGGAGATTCCTTCGTATTTGGCCGGGGGCAGGAAGAACTGGCCTTCGCTCAGCAATTCAATATTGATACGGAAGTTGTGCCGGGCATTACAAGTGCTATCTCCGTACCGGGTATCAACAGGATACCTGTTACGGCGCGTAATGTGAGTGAAGGATTTTGGGTCCTGACAGGTACCACACAGAGTGGGAGCTTATCCCGTGACCTGGCTTATGCTGTCCAGGCAGATACTACCGTAGTAGTACTCATGGGGATGGGCAAACTGGAGGAGATCTCAGCAGCATATATAGAGCAGGGTAAAGGCAATGTGCCAGCCGCCATTATTCAGAATGGAACACTGCCTGACCAGAAGATAGGTATTGGAAATGTAGCCGATCTGAAAGAAATTGCCCTGCGGGACAACCTGCGTAATCCAGCAATTATTGTAGTAGGCGAGGTAGTGCGTTTTCATGAAGCCTTCCAGGCAGTACAGGAAAGGATAGCAGAACAATTGAAAATCGCTGTATAA
- a CDS encoding bifunctional precorrin-2 dehydrogenase/sirohydrochlorin ferrochelatase produces the protein MEENHLFPVFFKLNRLHVLVVGGGNIGHEKVNALLENCPGANITVVATWFQPELTELVKHAPNVELIQKPFSCGDMLGKDLAIAATSDKELNMYIWEKAKCSRVLINVADTPELCDFYLGSIVQKGHLKIAISTNGKSPTVAKRLKEVLQEVIPGSINDVLDKLQVIRDRLKGDFTEKVKQLNKITDVLVRKD, from the coding sequence ATGGAAGAAAATCATCTTTTCCCGGTCTTTTTTAAATTGAATCGCCTGCATGTGCTGGTTGTGGGAGGGGGAAATATAGGTCATGAAAAAGTGAATGCCTTACTGGAGAACTGTCCCGGGGCCAATATTACCGTAGTGGCCACCTGGTTTCAGCCTGAACTGACGGAGCTGGTAAAGCATGCGCCCAACGTGGAACTGATCCAGAAACCTTTTTCCTGTGGCGATATGCTGGGAAAGGACCTGGCCATTGCCGCCACCAGCGATAAGGAGCTGAACATGTATATATGGGAAAAGGCGAAATGCAGCCGGGTATTGATCAATGTGGCTGATACACCTGAATTGTGCGATTTTTATTTAGGCTCTATCGTACAGAAGGGCCATCTCAAGATAGCCATCTCTACCAACGGGAAATCCCCAACCGTTGCCAAACGTCTGAAAGAAGTCCTGCAGGAAGTGATCCCGGGTTCTATCAATGATGTATTAGATAAGCTCCAGGTGATAAGGGACCGGCTGAAAGGTGATTTTACGGAAAAGGTGAAACAGCTCAACAAGATTACGGATGTGCTGGTCCGGAAAGATTAA
- a CDS encoding HD domain-containing protein yields MSQYTADTQQLIDQTEQFVKKELAGAEGGHDWWHIYRVWKLARKIAAGEQVDLLVVELSALLHDIADSKFHNGDENIGPQKARAYLESAGVPEAIIQHVVNIILHISFKGGHNAGTFYSPELAVVQDADRLDAIGAIGVARAFNYGGFKNRALYDPAIVPDLYMTKEQYKNSTAPTINHFYEKLLLLKDRMNTATGRQMAMERHAFMETFLEKFYQEWEGES; encoded by the coding sequence ATGAGCCAATACACTGCGGATACGCAACAACTGATCGATCAGACAGAGCAATTTGTAAAAAAAGAGCTGGCGGGCGCTGAAGGCGGCCATGACTGGTGGCATATTTACCGGGTATGGAAACTGGCCAGAAAGATCGCCGCCGGCGAGCAGGTAGATCTGTTGGTAGTCGAGCTCAGTGCCCTGCTGCACGATATTGCCGATTCCAAGTTCCATAACGGGGATGAGAATATTGGTCCGCAGAAAGCCCGCGCCTACCTCGAATCTGCAGGTGTGCCTGAAGCAATCATACAGCATGTGGTGAACATCATCCTGCACATTTCTTTCAAGGGTGGTCATAACGCCGGTACTTTTTATTCTCCCGAACTGGCCGTTGTGCAGGATGCTGACAGGCTGGATGCTATCGGCGCCATTGGTGTGGCGCGTGCATTTAATTACGGCGGATTTAAGAACCGGGCTTTATACGATCCGGCCATTGTGCCTGACCTTTATATGACAAAGGAACAGTATAAGAACAGCACAGCCCCAACCATCAATCACTTTTACGAGAAACTGTTGTTGCTGAAAGACAGGATGAATACAGCTACAGGTCGCCAGATGGCCATGGAAAGACATGCTTTTATGGAAACCTTCCTGGAGAAATTTTACCAGGAGTGGGAGGGGGAAAGCTGA